A segment of the Bacillus licheniformis DSM 13 = ATCC 14580 genome:
AATCGTGTTCGCAGGGCAGGCGGAAAACTCGAACTTAAAACAGATCGATGTAAACGGCGTGCCCCTTTTAGTCGAGATGAACGGAGAGGAAGCAAGGGTCGTTCAGGTTCTCAGCACGAACCCGATGGATTTTTTAAAACAAGAAACGGCCCCTGGGCAGACGCTTAAACTGACATTTTATAAATAGCTGGAGTGTCTCAAGGATAAATATGCTATAATAGGGGAATCCAGAGGAAAATCGCAGCCGAAAAAAGGCTGCTTTCTCTTTGTTTTTACATTTTTTAACACGCAGTAAGGTGATGGAACATGGCAAAAAGAAAACGAAAATCAACAAAGAAACAAAAACAAGGAAAAAAACGGATCCATCTTAAATTTGAATTGTACGGATTAATCTGTATCGCCATCTCGATTATTGCGGTTTTGCAGCTTGGCGTAGCAGGGCAAACGTTCATTTACATGTTCCGCTTTTTCGCCGGTGAATGGTTCATCCTTTGCCTTCTCGGCCTCTTTTTAACGGGCTTGTCTTTATTTTGGAAAAAGAAAACACCCAGTTTTTTGACGAGGAGAAAAGCGGGCCTTTACTGCATCATTGCAAGCATGCTGCTTCTTTCACATGTCCAGCTGTTTCAGCATTTGACCGAAAGGGGAATGGTTCAGTCTCCGAGCGTGATCCAAAATACGTGGGAGCTGTTTCTGATGGATGTAAAAGGCGAGACAGGATCGCCTGATCTTGGAGGCGGAATGATTGGAGCCCTTTTATTCGCGGCGTCATATTTTCTGTTTGCATCTGCAGGATCTAAAATCATCGCCGTCTTCCTGATCTTGATCGGCCTTCTTTTGATTACGGATCGGTCGCTTCAGGAGACGCTGATCAAATGGATGACCCCGGTCGCCTCCTTCATGAAAAACCAGTGGCAGGCCTTTTTAGCAGATCTTAAACAATTGAAAAACAGCTCGCCGAAAAAGAAATCCGGAAAAAAACAAAAGACGCAGAGAAAACCGAAAGTGTCTGAAGAGCCTGTACAAGAAGCGGACCTTGATCCAGATCCGGTTATTCAATCAGAACCGATTATTTCAAGCTTTTCCGACCGTGATGAAAAGCCCGAAGTTCAAGCTTACGAAGCTCCGGCGGCTCCTGCTGAACCTCCTGCTGAGCCCGAAATCGGTGAGGAAATGCAGGCCTCCGGCGCGCCCGAAATCACGTTTACAGAGCTAGAAAACAAGGATTACCAGCTTCCGTCGATTCAATTGCTGGATGATCCGAAGCACACAGGGCAGCAGGCGGATAAAAAGAATATTTACGACAATGCCAGGAAGCTGGAAAGGACGTTTCAAAGCTTCGGAGTTAAGGCGAAAGTCACCCAGGTTCATCTCGGCCCGGCCGTCACGAAATATGAAGTCTATCCTGATGTGGGCGTCAAAGTCAGCAAAATTGTCAACTTAAGTGACGACTTGGCTTTAGCGCTCGCGGCCAAGGATATCCGCATCGAAGCCCCGATCCCCGGAAAATCGGCGATTGGAATCGAAGTGCCGAATGCGGAAGTGGCGATGGTTTCCTTGAAAGAAGTGCTTGAATCGAAACTGAATGACCGGCCGGATGCAAAGCTGATGATCGGCCTCGGCCGGAACATTTCCGGAGAAGCGGTATTGGCAGAGCTGAACAAAATGCCCCACCTTCTTGTTGCAGGAGCGACCGGAAGCGGGAAAAGCGTCTGTGTCAACGGGATCATTACAAGCATTTTGATGAGGGCAAAGCCCCACGAAGTGAAGATGATGATGATTGATCCGAAAATGGTCGAGCTCAATGTCTACAACGGGATTCCGCATTTGCTCGCTCCCGTCGTGACAGACCCGAAAAAAGCATCGCAGGCTTTGAAGAAAGTCGTCAACGAAATGGAGCGGCGCTACGAATTGTTTTCTCACACGGGAACGAGAAATATCGAAGGGTATAACGACTATATTAAACGGATGAATGCCGCAGAAGAAGCAAAGCAGCCGGAGCTTCCATACATCATTGTGATTGTGGACGAGCTTGCCGACCTGATGATGGTCGCTTCCTCTGATGTTGAAGACTCGATCACAAGGCTTTCGCAAATGGCCAGGGCGGCGGGCATCCACCTGATCATTGCGACGCAGAGGCCTTC
Coding sequences within it:
- a CDS encoding YlzJ-like family protein → MILYTTMPQEIVFAGQAENSNLKQIDVNGVPLLVEMNGEEARVVQVLSTNPMDFLKQETAPGQTLKLTFYK
- a CDS encoding DNA translocase FtsK, translated to MAKRKRKSTKKQKQGKKRIHLKFELYGLICIAISIIAVLQLGVAGQTFIYMFRFFAGEWFILCLLGLFLTGLSLFWKKKTPSFLTRRKAGLYCIIASMLLLSHVQLFQHLTERGMVQSPSVIQNTWELFLMDVKGETGSPDLGGGMIGALLFAASYFLFASAGSKIIAVFLILIGLLLITDRSLQETLIKWMTPVASFMKNQWQAFLADLKQLKNSSPKKKSGKKQKTQRKPKVSEEPVQEADLDPDPVIQSEPIISSFSDRDEKPEVQAYEAPAAPAEPPAEPEIGEEMQASGAPEITFTELENKDYQLPSIQLLDDPKHTGQQADKKNIYDNARKLERTFQSFGVKAKVTQVHLGPAVTKYEVYPDVGVKVSKIVNLSDDLALALAAKDIRIEAPIPGKSAIGIEVPNAEVAMVSLKEVLESKLNDRPDAKLMIGLGRNISGEAVLAELNKMPHLLVAGATGSGKSVCVNGIITSILMRAKPHEVKMMMIDPKMVELNVYNGIPHLLAPVVTDPKKASQALKKVVNEMERRYELFSHTGTRNIEGYNDYIKRMNAAEEAKQPELPYIIVIVDELADLMMVASSDVEDSITRLSQMARAAGIHLIIATQRPSVDVITGVIKANIPSRIAFSVSSQTDSRTILDMGGAEKLLGRGDMLFLPVGANKPLRVQGAFLSDEEVEKVVDHVISQQKAQYQEEMIPEETQETVSEVTDDLYDEAVALVVSMQTASVSMLQRRFRIGYTRAARLIDAMEERGIVGPYEGSKPREVLLSKEQYEELSS